From the Teredinibacter turnerae T7901 genome, one window contains:
- a CDS encoding GNAT family N-acetyltransferase, whose protein sequence is MCEFKKNNRRNTLLIQKANFVDVLYGCELFKLMIFYKYKICYALVVSGEFGMVVLRDFVAGEEESLFEVFYSSIHMICSQHYTAEQISAWAPIDLDRALWWRKISAIQPFVVLKENKIVGYSDVQKSGLIDHFFVHGEYQGQGIGNLLMFEALRRGASVGALHSEVSHTAQPFFQKYGFKPVKKQTVIIRGVALNN, encoded by the coding sequence ATGTGCGAATTTAAAAAAAATAATCGTCGTAATACATTGTTGATTCAAAAAGCGAATTTTGTCGATGTGTTGTATGGGTGTGAGCTGTTTAAATTAATGATATTTTATAAATATAAAATATGTTACGCGTTAGTCGTATCTGGAGAGTTCGGAATGGTGGTGCTACGTGATTTTGTGGCTGGTGAAGAAGAGTCACTGTTTGAGGTTTTCTATTCGTCTATTCATATGATTTGTTCGCAGCACTACACTGCTGAACAGATATCTGCCTGGGCGCCCATCGATCTAGACCGCGCGCTATGGTGGCGTAAAATTTCGGCAATTCAGCCCTTCGTTGTGCTCAAGGAAAATAAAATTGTCGGATATTCAGATGTTCAGAAGAGCGGTCTAATAGACCATTTTTTTGTTCATGGTGAATATCAAGGGCAGGGTATAGGTAACTTATTGATGTTCGAGGCGTTAAGGCGCGGTGCCAGCGTTGGTGCGCTACATTCTGAAGTAAGTCATACAGCGCAGCCATTTTTTCAGAAGTATGGCTTTAAGCCTGTTAAAAAGCAGACCGTCATAATCAGGGGTGTCGCGTTAAATAATTGA
- the fabD gene encoding ACP S-malonyltransferase — MTELCLFPGQGSQAPGMGEALFARYPHLTDSASDCLGFDVKDKCMNSSASELSKTQVTQPLLYVVGALSYLKHVEETGVVPDYLAGHSLGEYVALFAAGCFDFISGLEIVAERGRLMSEVSGGIMFAVLGLPADAIVRQLDKLNFDQLTIANYNEYTQTVIAGYCENPRLLQEELIAAGAANVVQLNVSACFHTHFMKPTAEKLAQFLNRYRLSQPKIKVIANLTGMAYRKEDNVAEMLVKQVYSPVLWLQSMEAVLPKVESWQELGSGTVLTGIVTRIQDAMASTA; from the coding sequence ACCGGGCATGGGAGAGGCGTTATTCGCCCGCTATCCGCACCTTACCGACTCCGCGTCCGATTGCCTCGGGTTCGATGTTAAAGATAAATGCATGAATAGCTCAGCGAGCGAACTCTCCAAAACACAAGTCACACAACCGCTGCTTTATGTGGTTGGCGCGCTGAGTTATTTAAAACATGTAGAAGAAACTGGTGTAGTACCGGATTATCTCGCAGGTCATAGCTTGGGAGAATATGTCGCGCTTTTCGCAGCAGGATGCTTTGACTTTATCAGTGGTCTGGAAATAGTCGCAGAGCGGGGGCGACTAATGTCCGAGGTATCCGGTGGAATTATGTTCGCCGTGCTCGGCCTGCCTGCAGACGCCATTGTGCGCCAACTGGACAAACTTAATTTCGACCAGCTCACCATTGCTAATTACAATGAGTACACACAAACGGTGATTGCAGGATACTGCGAAAACCCCAGGTTACTGCAGGAAGAATTAATTGCCGCTGGCGCAGCAAATGTGGTTCAGCTCAATGTTAGCGCGTGTTTTCATACCCACTTTATGAAACCAACAGCAGAAAAACTCGCACAATTTCTGAACCGATACCGACTTTCACAACCTAAAATTAAAGTCATCGCGAACCTGACCGGCATGGCCTACCGCAAGGAAGACAATGTAGCAGAGATGCTGGTTAAGCAGGTTTACAGCCCAGTGCTTTGGCTGCAATCTATGGAAGCCGTACTTCCAAAAGTCGAATCGTGGCAGGAACTCGGCTCTGGCACTGTACTTACTGGAATAGTCACGCGCATACAGGATGCGATGGCTAGTACAGCTTAA